Proteins encoded together in one Vigna angularis cultivar LongXiaoDou No.4 chromosome 5, ASM1680809v1, whole genome shotgun sequence window:
- the LOC108338849 gene encoding SUN domain-containing protein 4 isoform X1, giving the protein MQKSREALLQRRTTTKTSTNAKTVPGCAVSLSLLFLLWTLIFLLSLWISRGHGYTPNPSEYSVPLPNWEEDKLGQCKSSDSAMNDLVEETITYIPPEALHSEDAQTNDFVPESLPNEETRDYAEPGACNKQDCDTPIIEVHEVESWNSSARLEDHVQKSDHLSWAVPLGLDEFKSRAISSKIKPGTGSSGSVMHRVEPGGEEYNYASASKGAKVLGSNKESKGASNILSRDKDKYLRNPCSVEEKFVIIELSEETLVDTIEISNFEHHSSNLKAFELLGSMSFPTDVWLFLGNFTASNVRHAQRFVLQEPKWVRYLKLNLQSHYGSEFYCTLSVVEVYGVDAVERMLDDLINTQDNMLAPGDGNTDKRTVSPQQHPHPSESEDVHQNTFGGINFDHASDISSSNHERLNTIIPDPVEETRQQVGRMPGDTVLKILMQKVRTLDLNLFVLEQYMEDLNSRYVNIFKEYSKDMGLKDIHIQKIKEDIKNLIDQQDSITKDARDLKFWKSHISMQLDNLVRDNAALRSEVDEVQRKQASLENKSAAVFFVCCIFSLLVIFRLSLDMATTVYRVLSVNRTDYSGKFFAVSSSWFLLLLNCIIIIFILIL; this is encoded by the exons ATGCAGAAATCACGTGAAGCTCTTCTCCAAAGAAGAACAACGACAAAAACATCAACCAACGCTAAAACTGTCCCTGGGTGTGCTGTTTCCCTCTCTCTGCTTTTTCTTTTGTGGACTCTAATCTTCCTCTTAAGCTTATGGATCAGTCGCGGTCATGGTTACACCCCCAATCCCTCAG AATACTCAGTTCCTTTACCGAATTGGGAGGAAGATAAGCTTGGACAGTGTAAGAGCTCTGATTCTGCTATGAACGATTTGGTCGAAGAAACTATTACTTACATTCCCCCTGAAGCTTTACACTCTGAAGATGCCCAGACCAATGATTTTGTTCCCGAGTCACTCCCCAACGAAGAAACGCGTGATTATGCTGAACCTGGTGCTTGTAATAAGCAAGATTGTGACACTCCCATTATTGAGGTACACGAAGTTGAGAGTTGGAATTCTTCGGCCAGACTCGAAGATCATGTGCAAAAATCTGATCATTTATCTTGGGCTGTGCCTCTTGGCCTTGATGAATTTAAGAGTAGAGCAATTAGTTCAAAAATTAAACCTGGCACTGGTTCATCTGGAAGTGTAATGCATAGAGTGGAGCCTGGTGGTGAAGAATACAATTATGCTTCAGCCTCAAAGGGAGCAAAAGTTTTAGGTTCTAACAAAGAATCCAAAGGTGCCTCTAATATCTTAAGCAGAGACAAAGATAAGTATCTTCGGAATCCTTGTTCTGTTGAAGAGAAATTTGTCATCATAGAACTTTCCGAAGAAACCTTAGTAGATACAATAGAAATATCTAATTTTGAGCATcattcttcaaatttaaaagcTTTTGAACTTCTTGGCAGTATGAGCTTTCCAACAGATGTTTGGCTTTTCCTTGGGAATTTCACTGCCTCAAATGTGAGGCATGCTCAAAGGTTTGTTCTTCAGGAGCCAAAATGGGTGAGATATTTAAAGCTGAATCTTCAAAGTCACTATGGTTCTGAATTTTATTGCACGCTAAGTGTAGTTGAAGTTTATGGTGTGGATGCTGTTGAGAGGATGCTGGATGATTTGATAAATACTCAAGATAATATGCTCGCTCCTGGGGATGGTAATACTGACAAAAGGACAGTATCACCCCAGCAGCATCCTCATCCTTCGGAGAGTGAAGATGTTCATCAAAATACTTTTGGAGGGATTAATTTTGATCATGCTTCAGATATCTCTTCTTCTAATCATGAGAGACTAAACACCATCATTCCTGATCCAGTTGAAGAAACCCGTCAACAAGTTGGCAGGATGCCTGGAGATACTGTTCTCAAGATTCTGATGCAGAAAGTTCGAACTCTAGacttaaatttgtttgttttggagCAGTATATGGAAGACTTAAATTCCAGATATGTCAATATTTTCAAGGAGTACAGCAAAGACATGGGACTAAAAGATATACATATACAGAAGATCAAAGAAGACATCAAGAATCTCATTGACCAGCAGGATTCTATA ACAAAAGATGCTCGTGATCTCAAATTCTGGAAGTCTCATATTTCCATGCAGTTGGATAATCTAGTCAGAGACAATGCTGCTTTGAG GTCCGAGGTGGATGAAGTCCAGAGGAAGCAAGCATCTTTAGAAAACAAGAGTGCGGCAGTGTTTTTCGTGTGTTGTATTTTTTCATTGCTAGTTATATTTCGTCTTTCTCTAGATATGGCTACTACTGTCTATAGAGTTCTAAGTGTTAATAGAACAGATTACTCTGGGAAATTTTTTGCCGTTAGCTCTTCGTGGTTTCTCCTATTATTGAATtgtatcattattatttttatattaattttgtga
- the LOC108338849 gene encoding SUN domain-containing protein 4 isoform X2, with product MQKSREALLQRRTTTKTSTNAKTVPGCAVSLSLLFLLWTLIFLLSLWISRGHGYTPNPSVPLPNWEEDKLGQCKSSDSAMNDLVEETITYIPPEALHSEDAQTNDFVPESLPNEETRDYAEPGACNKQDCDTPIIEVHEVESWNSSARLEDHVQKSDHLSWAVPLGLDEFKSRAISSKIKPGTGSSGSVMHRVEPGGEEYNYASASKGAKVLGSNKESKGASNILSRDKDKYLRNPCSVEEKFVIIELSEETLVDTIEISNFEHHSSNLKAFELLGSMSFPTDVWLFLGNFTASNVRHAQRFVLQEPKWVRYLKLNLQSHYGSEFYCTLSVVEVYGVDAVERMLDDLINTQDNMLAPGDGNTDKRTVSPQQHPHPSESEDVHQNTFGGINFDHASDISSSNHERLNTIIPDPVEETRQQVGRMPGDTVLKILMQKVRTLDLNLFVLEQYMEDLNSRYVNIFKEYSKDMGLKDIHIQKIKEDIKNLIDQQDSITKDARDLKFWKSHISMQLDNLVRDNAALRSEVDEVQRKQASLENKSAAVFFVCCIFSLLVIFRLSLDMATTVYRVLSVNRTDYSGKFFAVSSSWFLLLLNCIIIIFILIL from the exons ATGCAGAAATCACGTGAAGCTCTTCTCCAAAGAAGAACAACGACAAAAACATCAACCAACGCTAAAACTGTCCCTGGGTGTGCTGTTTCCCTCTCTCTGCTTTTTCTTTTGTGGACTCTAATCTTCCTCTTAAGCTTATGGATCAGTCGCGGTCATGGTTACACCCCCAATCCCTCAG TTCCTTTACCGAATTGGGAGGAAGATAAGCTTGGACAGTGTAAGAGCTCTGATTCTGCTATGAACGATTTGGTCGAAGAAACTATTACTTACATTCCCCCTGAAGCTTTACACTCTGAAGATGCCCAGACCAATGATTTTGTTCCCGAGTCACTCCCCAACGAAGAAACGCGTGATTATGCTGAACCTGGTGCTTGTAATAAGCAAGATTGTGACACTCCCATTATTGAGGTACACGAAGTTGAGAGTTGGAATTCTTCGGCCAGACTCGAAGATCATGTGCAAAAATCTGATCATTTATCTTGGGCTGTGCCTCTTGGCCTTGATGAATTTAAGAGTAGAGCAATTAGTTCAAAAATTAAACCTGGCACTGGTTCATCTGGAAGTGTAATGCATAGAGTGGAGCCTGGTGGTGAAGAATACAATTATGCTTCAGCCTCAAAGGGAGCAAAAGTTTTAGGTTCTAACAAAGAATCCAAAGGTGCCTCTAATATCTTAAGCAGAGACAAAGATAAGTATCTTCGGAATCCTTGTTCTGTTGAAGAGAAATTTGTCATCATAGAACTTTCCGAAGAAACCTTAGTAGATACAATAGAAATATCTAATTTTGAGCATcattcttcaaatttaaaagcTTTTGAACTTCTTGGCAGTATGAGCTTTCCAACAGATGTTTGGCTTTTCCTTGGGAATTTCACTGCCTCAAATGTGAGGCATGCTCAAAGGTTTGTTCTTCAGGAGCCAAAATGGGTGAGATATTTAAAGCTGAATCTTCAAAGTCACTATGGTTCTGAATTTTATTGCACGCTAAGTGTAGTTGAAGTTTATGGTGTGGATGCTGTTGAGAGGATGCTGGATGATTTGATAAATACTCAAGATAATATGCTCGCTCCTGGGGATGGTAATACTGACAAAAGGACAGTATCACCCCAGCAGCATCCTCATCCTTCGGAGAGTGAAGATGTTCATCAAAATACTTTTGGAGGGATTAATTTTGATCATGCTTCAGATATCTCTTCTTCTAATCATGAGAGACTAAACACCATCATTCCTGATCCAGTTGAAGAAACCCGTCAACAAGTTGGCAGGATGCCTGGAGATACTGTTCTCAAGATTCTGATGCAGAAAGTTCGAACTCTAGacttaaatttgtttgttttggagCAGTATATGGAAGACTTAAATTCCAGATATGTCAATATTTTCAAGGAGTACAGCAAAGACATGGGACTAAAAGATATACATATACAGAAGATCAAAGAAGACATCAAGAATCTCATTGACCAGCAGGATTCTATA ACAAAAGATGCTCGTGATCTCAAATTCTGGAAGTCTCATATTTCCATGCAGTTGGATAATCTAGTCAGAGACAATGCTGCTTTGAG GTCCGAGGTGGATGAAGTCCAGAGGAAGCAAGCATCTTTAGAAAACAAGAGTGCGGCAGTGTTTTTCGTGTGTTGTATTTTTTCATTGCTAGTTATATTTCGTCTTTCTCTAGATATGGCTACTACTGTCTATAGAGTTCTAAGTGTTAATAGAACAGATTACTCTGGGAAATTTTTTGCCGTTAGCTCTTCGTGGTTTCTCCTATTATTGAATtgtatcattattatttttatattaattttgtga